TTTTGATTTTTTCGCCCTCAAACTCTGGCGGACTTTTTACCTGACCATCAGTTCTTAGAGAGATACAATAAAATTATTCCTGAAAGACTTCCTGTTGATATTAAAATTCTTGATCTGTCGCCACCTGTTAGCGAGTCAGAAGAAATCGGATTGAAAAATTTGCTGGCTCTCTCTGAAGATTTATTCAATGAAAAGATTCACGCTCAGAAAGACGTTAGAAAGTGCCCTTTGTATGAACTTCGTGATGGAAGAATACTTTTGTCATACTTTTCTAATACATTAGATATGTTATGGGAGGCATTCGATGCAGTCGCAAAAAGTGATACTCAGTTTTTCGATAAAAAATATCAGAAAAATAAATCAAAGTGGGTTGAAGATAAGGTTGTAGAATTTTTAAAAAGGATTTTTCCCGATAGTTTAGTCTTTCATACGCTAGACTATCCAGATATAAAAAAAGGTGGTTCTTCAACTGCCGAACTCGATATTGCTGTTCTGTATGAACCATTCTTAATTATACTTGAGGTTAAGGCAAAACAATTTAGAACAGGATCGCAATATGGCAATGCTTCAATGTTACGGTCAGATATAAAAGCAAATATTGAGGATGCATATAAGCAATCATTAAGAGCTATAAATTATATAGATGCTACAGACGTTGCTGTATTTACTGAGCGCAAGAGCGGCAGAAAACTTACAGTAAGAAAAAGTGATACATATAAAATATACCCTGTTTCAGTATCGTTGCATCGATTAGCAACTGTAGCCACTCAATTAAATAGAACTCAAGATCTTAAATTGTTTTTGGAGAATAATTATCCGTTTGCAACCTGTCTTTCAGATTTAGATTTAATAACACGTATAAAAATTACGCCAGAAGTTTTTCTTCATTACCTTGAGAGACGGTTGAAAGTTTTAGAAGGCCCAGAAGAGCATCTAGGAGACGAATTAGATTTGTTTGGAGCTTACCTTGACACAAGACTTCATAGAAACAATTTTGGTCTCCCAGATGAGCAAATAGCAATGATTAGCTTTGCTGGATATAATTCATCAGAATTTGACCGCCTAATTATGTATGAAAATGGTGAAGATATAGTTAAACCAGAGATTAAGTTAAATGTGCCTAATAAAATTAATGAGTTGCTAAACGAGTTGAAAAAGAAAGACGATAGGGAGGGAAGGGCAATAGCTTTTTCTTTGTTAGAACTTGATAATGAATTTTTGGTTTCAATAGCTGAAAATATCGCAGAATTAAAAGGGCAAGATATTCCAGATGAAATTTTCCGCAGAATAACATTTTCATCAGGTGAAGTAGCCGTTTCTATAGTCGCATCTAATGATCGCTTTGCGGGTAAGTTGCCAGAGAAGACACATCAAAGGGTTCTTCTTGAGAAGTACCGAAGAAAAGTTAATAAAAGTATTGGTATAGGGATAGTCTGTAAGAAAGATAGGCTGGTTCTCGCATCAGCTTGTTACGCAGAATTTTTATGGCAGAACGATTCTGATATGAATTATCTCATTGAGAATGATTCTCCTTTTGTTCCTTCATCTGGGGTAAGACTTCCGGGAGTAAATCAACCTTGCATTTGCGGGAGCGGCAAAAAATTTAAAAAATGCTGTAAAAGAAAAATAGAAGACAATCGAAGGCAGTTCCCTTTTTTGTAATAAGTGTCAGTTCGGTTTTGTATCGGGAATCGAACTGGCAGGGTGAGTGGTTTAGCCACTCGATGGTCATGAAAAAATATAGATCATGTCGATAAAGCATGGTGCAGTATTTGTACGGTAGTTCTTGCAACGAGGTGATGATTCTTGATTCGGAATCGATCAGTTTATACGGTTTTTCGGGCCTTGACGGGTAGTCCTGAAAAAGCCATCCTGCCCAAGATAATAGGGGACAGACCACTATTACCTTCATCCCCCGCGATAAATCAAGGGGCTATTATCGGCTGTCCCTCCGGGACAAGGAAGAAAGTCTGTCCCGGAGGAACGCACCGAACGCACCATACCCCGTAGCTATTTTCTCTGTAAAAGATCATCCGTTGAACAGGCATCATCGGTAAAACAGAACAGCATAGCCTCCAGCTGCTTGTACAGGGGATTAAAGGTGCCTCTGCGCAGCAGGGGAGTTGTGCCCTTAGTTCCTCTGCACCTGCATCATCCTACGGTCACGGTCAATCTCTCCTTCCTTGGATTGGGCCTTGGATTGGGAATGGGGACATGAGAAACCAAGAATTGTATTGCAAGGGGAGCGTGAGAGTTGCCGGGGCAGGGGAGGCCCCAGGAAAAAACGACAAAAAAAAGCCCTTACCGGATAACCCGGTAAGGGCTTTACAAAAAAAGATTGGCGGTGACCTACTCTCCCACACAGTCTCCCGTGCAGTACCATCGGCGCTGAAGAGCTTAACTTCCGTGTTCGGAATGGGAACGGGTGGATCCTCTTCGCTATGACCGCCTCAAAATCGGTATATAGTAAATTAAATAGCAGGGTATGTATAACTTTATTTGAAAAGAATATGGTTAAGCCGCACGGCTTATTAGTATCGGTTAGCTCCATGTGTTGCCACACTTCCACACCCGACCTATCAACGTTGTAGTCTCCAACGAGCCTTCAGATGACTTATGTCATGGGATATCTTATCTTGGAGTGGGCTTCCCGCTTAGATGCTTTCAGCGGTTATCCCTTCCGAACTTAGCTACTCAGCAATGCTCCTGGCGGAACAACTGAAACACCATCGGTTCGTCCATCCCGGTCCTCTCGTACTAGGGAAAGATCTCCTCAAATATCCTGCGCCCGCAACAGATAGGGACCAAACTGTCTCACGACGTTTTAAACCCAGCTCACGTACCACTTTAATCGGCGAACAGCCGAACCCTTGGGACCTGCTCCAGCCCCAGGATGTGATGAGCCGACATCGAGGTGCCAAACCTCCCCGTCGATGTGGACTCTTGGGGGAGATAAGCCTGTTATCCCCGGAGTACCTTTTATCCGTTGAGCGACGGCCCTTCCATGCGGAACCGCCGGATCACTAAGACCTACTTTCGTACCTGCTCGAAATGTCTCTCTCGCAGTCAAGCTCCCTTATGCCTTTACACTCTACGGCTGGTTTCCAATCAGCCTGAGGGAACCATCGCGCGCCTCCGTTACTCTTTGGGAGGCGACCGCCCCAGTCAAACTACCCACCAGACAATGTCCCGGATCCCGATGAGGGACCGCGGTTAGAGTTCAAAGATAACAAGGGTGGTATTTCAAGGTCGACTCCACACACACTAGCGTGCATGCTTCAAAGTCTCCCACCTATCCTGCACATGTTATCCCTAAACACAATGCCAAGCTGCAGTAAAGGTTCACGGGGTCTTTCTGTCTTGTTGCGGGTAACCGGCATCTTCACCGGTACTACAATTTCGCTGAGTCTCTGGTTGAGACAGTGCGGAAATCGTTACGCCATTCGTGCAGGTCGGAACTTACCCGACAAGGAATTTCGCTACCTTAGGACCGTTATAGTTACGGCCGCCGTTTACCGGGGCTTCGGTTCAATGCTTCGCTTGCGACTGACAACTCCCCTTAACCTTCCGGCACCGGGCAGGCGTCAGACCATATACATCGTCTTACGACTTCGCATAGTCCTGTGTTTTTAGTAAACAGTCGCTCCCCCCATTTCACTGCAACCTCCTTCCGCTCAATCAGTAAATGACTTCACGTAACGGAGGCACACCTTCTCCCGAAGTTACGGTGCTATTTTGCCGAGTTCCTTAACCAGAGTTCTCTCAAGCGCCTTGGTATATTCTACCTGTCCACCTGTGTTGGTTTGCGGTACGGTCACCAATATGAATGTATACGAGGATTTTCCAGGAAGCATGGAATCAACTACTTTATGTCCCTTTCGGGACTCGTCATCACATCTCAGCCTTAAAGAAACCCGGATTTGCCAAAGTCTCAAGCCTACATGCTTAAACCGCCTATTCCAACAGACGGCTAGCCTATCCTTCTCCGTCCCCCCTTATACAGTAACTCCATACCGGCGGTACAGGAATATTAACCTGTTTCCCATCGACTACGCTTCTCAGCCTCGCCTTAGGGGCCGACTAACCCTCGGAAGATTAACTTGACCTGAGGAAACCTTGGACTTACGGCGAGGAAGTTTCTCACTTCCTTTATCGCTACTCGTGTCAACATAAGCTCTTGTGATACCTCCAGCATACGTTACCATACACCTTCTCAGGCCTACACAATGTTCTCCTACCAATGAAATAAATTTCATTCCGCGATTTCGGTATTGCACTTAAGCCCCGTTACATTTTCGGCGCGGATTCACTAGACCAGTGAGCTATTACGCTTTCTTTAAAGGGTTGCTGCTTCTAAGCCAACCTCCTGGTTGTCTGTGCAATTCCACCTCCTTTCCCACTTAGTGCAAATTTAGGGACCTTAATCGGCGGTCTGGGTTCTTTCCCTCTCGACTACGGAACTTATCTCCCGCAGTCTGACTCCCACGCTAGAACTTGTTGGCATTCGGAGTTTGAAAGGAGTTGGTAATCCGGTGGGACCCCTAGTCCTGTCAGTGCTCTACCTCCAACAGTCATCACGCAAGGCTATACCTAAATATATTTCGGAGAAAACCAGCTATCACCGAGTTTGATTAGCCTTTCACTCCTATCCACACCTCATCCAAGCAGTTTTCAACCTACAATGGTTCGGGCCTCCATTTCGTGTTACCGAAACTTCACCCTGGACATGGATAGATCACCCGGCTTCGGGTCTACCCCGTATGACTCATCGCCTCATTAAGACTCGCTTTCGCTGCGGCTACACCTCACGGCTTAACCTTGCCACACAGGGTAAGTCGTTGACTCATTATGCAAAAGGCACGCTGTCACACCGATAAATCGATGCTCCAACTGCTTGTAAGCTGACGGTTTCAGTTTCTATTTCACTCCCCTCCCGGGGTTCTTTTCACCTTTCCCTCACGGTACTTGTTCACTATCGGTCACTAGGTAGTATTTAGCCTTGGAAGATGGTCCTCCCAGATTCCCACAAGGTTTCACGTGTCTCGTGGTACTCAGGAACTCCCTAGGGTGGATCAAAATTTCGCGTACCGGACTATCACCGTCTCTGGCAGGCCTTTCCAGACCTTTCCGCTATTTCTCACCAATCCCATATTGGGGTCCTACAACCCCGGTATATAAATATACCGGTTTGGGCTCTTCCGCTTTCGCTCGCCGCTACTGACGGAATCTCGTTTGATTTCTATTCCTGGAGGTACTGAGATGTTTCACTTCCCCCCGTTCGCTTCGTTCAGCTATGTATTCACTGAACGATGACAAAGTATTACCTCTGCCGGGTTTCCCCATTCGGAAATCTCCGGGTCAAAGCCTGTTAGCAGCTCACCGAAGCTTATCGCAGCTTTCCGCGTCCTTCATCGCCTCCTAGTGCCAAGGCATCCGCCGTCAGCCCTTAGTAGCTTAACCATAAGTCTTTTCAAACCAAGTTATACTTCTAAACGCTCTTGTACTGCAGTACTTCAGTGACCCTTATGACACAGAACCTTTCGGCCTGTATCGAATCACTGTTATACAGTTTAGATACCCTGCTATTCAATTGTCAAAGAACAAACCTTCACTACTGAAGGTCAGAAAGTTTATAAAAATAAAATATTTTATAAAAATAAATATTTTTTATAAACTTTACAACGCTCAGCATATAACATAAAATTGTTAAACTGAAAAAATCCCGCTATCATCATACCACCGTATAAATGGTGGAGGTGAACGGGTTCGAACCGATGGCCTCCTGCGTGCAAGGCAGGCACTCTCCCAACTGAGCTACACCCCCAAACCGTATCATACTGATTGCAAGACAGGCAGTCCCCGCCGAGTCTACACCCCCGCGCGAAGATGGAACCTGATAAATGTGGTGGGCCTGGGGGGACTTGAACCTCCGACCTCACGCTTATCAGGCGTGCGCTCTAACCAGCTGAGCTACAGGCCCATTGAGCTTCATGTTCAACGTGCTGCACATAATGCAGCACATCGACATTGGTTTTGATCGCTCAAAACCGAACAGTAATAAAGGTGGGGTTGACCCCATATTCAGACTAATGTCTGAATCGTTCCTTAAAAAGGAGGTGATCCAGCCCCAGGTTCCCCTAGGGCTACCTTGTTACGACTTCACCCCAGTTACCAGCCATACCTTGGCAGCCTGCCTCCCGAAGGTTAGCTCAACCGCTTCTGGTACAACCAACTCCCGTGGTGTGACGGGCGGTGTGTACAAGGCCCGGGAACGTATTCACCGCGGCATGCTGATCCGCGATTACTAGCGATTCCAACTTCATGGAGTCGAGTTGCAGACTCCAATCCGGACTGAGACCGGCTTTTAGGGATTTGCGCCTTCTCGCGAAGTGGCAGCCCGTTGTACCGGCCATTGTAGTACGTGTGTAGCCCTGGTCATAAAGGCCATGAGGACTTGACGTCATCCCCGCCTTCCTCCGGTTTGACACCGGCAGTCCCTTTAGAGTGCCCAACTTAATGCTGGCAACTAAAGGCGAGGGTTGCGCTCGTTGCGGGACTTAACCCAACATCTCACGACACGAGCTGACGACAGCCATGCAGCACCTGTCACCAAATTCTCTCAAAGAGAGCACTTCCCTATTTCTAGGGCTTTTTCGGGATGTCAAGACCAGGTAAGGTTCTTCGCGTTGCATCGAATTAAACCACATGCTCCACCGCTTGTGCGGGCCCCCGTCAATTCCTTTGAGTTTTAATCTTGCGACCGTACTCCCCAGGCGGTCAACTTAATGCGTTAGCTGCGGCACAGAGGGGATCAACACCCCCTGCACCTAGTTGACATCGTTTACGGCGTGGACTACCAGGGTATCTAATCCTGTTTGCTCCCCACGCTTTCGCGCCTCAGCGTCAGTATTCAGCCAGAAAGTCGCCTTCGCCACCGGTATTCCTCCCGATATCTACGAATTTCACCTCTACACCGGGAATTCCACTTTCCCCTCTGATACTCAAGCCAAGCAGTTTCAAATGCACTTCCACGGTTAAGCCGTGGGCTTTCACATCTGACTTGCCAAGCCGCCTACGCGCCCTTTACGCCCAGTGATTCCGAACAACGCTTGCACCCTCCGTATTACCGCGGCTGCTGGCACGGAGTTAGCCGGTGCTTCCTCTGGAGGTACCGTCAAACTTACAAGGTATTAGCCCATAAGCACTTCTTCCCTCCTGACAGGGTTTTACGACCCGAAAGCCTTCCTCACCCACGCGGCGTCGCTGCGTCAGGGTTGCCCCCATTGCGCAATATTCCTCACTGCTGCCTCCCGTAGGAGTCTGGACCGTGTCTCAGTTCCAGTGTGGCGGATCATCCTCTCAGACCCGCTAACCATCGTAGTCTTGGTAGGCCATTACCCCACCAACAAACTAATGGTACGCAGACCCCTCCAAATGCGATAGCTTATAAATAGAGGCCACCTTTCCTGATTGCCCTTAAAAACAATCAGCGTATCCGGTATTAATCCCCCTTTCGAAGGGCTATCCCGATCACCTGGACAGGTTATCTACGCGTTACTCACCCGTGCGCCACTTTACTCATTTCCGAAGAAACTTTCTCGTTCGACTTGCATGTGTTAAGCACGCCGCCAGCGTTCGTTCTGAGCCAGGATCAAACTCTCCAGTTATATATCCTGACCAATCACTCAAAATTAAAACTTAAAAATTCAAGGATTGGACTTCTACAATATGTGCCGTCGTGACTTTCGCCCGACGAGCTTTGTATCGGCCCACCTTATTACTGTTCAGTTTTCAAAGATCAATCCAGCACGCCGTCTCCGTCGTGCTCCGCTCTAGTACTGCTGCGGCGACCGCTATTTTAGCTTGATTTACTTTTAAAGTCAAGCTTTAATTTCTTGCGATCCGTTTTTTTTTATTTTCAAGCACCTTAACTTCAAGGTGTGCCCCGTAGCTAGCGTTATTATTGCCCGCTACAGCGAATCGCCACTTTAACATGCTTCCGTTTAAGTGTCAAGCTGAAAATCAGCTCTGCGATTTTTTTCTTTGTCTTCTCAAGCACCTCAGCTTCGAGGTGCTTTTCGCAGTACACGGTGTTGCCGTTTCCTGCGGGTCGCCACCTTAACATGTTTTCCGTTAAGATGTCAAGTTGAAAATCAACTCTGCGATTTCTTGCTTTGCTCGATCTGCTCATCAAAAGAAACTTGATCTGCCTATCTTGCTGCTTCGTTACCAAAGCTTTTTTTACGCTTCAAGAATATTTCTCGTTGCGATTTTTCACTATAGCCTGTTCAATTTACAAAGTAAACAGGAAATTTTTCTTTGCTGCGTTTTACTCGTTTACTCCTTTGTTGCTCCGTGATGCACTTCGTCAGTCACAAGCAACGAGCGGCGAATATACTGAATTCCGATCCATCAGTCAACCTAAAAAAAACGGCTCTGTTGCTTTTTTCTATCAACAGAGTAACTATCGTAAAAAGTTAGCTAGTTATATTTTCTCATTGCCTTGCAATCATAGAATATCGTAACATGACAAATTGAAATGTCTCTATGTTCAAACCACCCTCTGCATCTTTGACAGAAACCTACATGGACCATATGCAACAGATATTACGACTGATACCAAGCGTTGACGAGTGCCTTCTTGCCCTAATGCAAGACCCTGAATTCGAAACCATCCCTTTAATGCTTCTCAAAAAAGGGGTCCGGACGATACTTGATGAGCAACGTCGAAGAGTACTGGATGGCAAGGAAGTTAAACCAAACGACTTAGAAATATTGATCTTACTTGAAGGTATAAAACTCAAGATCAGAGATCTTCATCGGCCTGTCTTTCGCAGGGTTATCAATGGAACCGGTGTTATTATACATACAAATCTTGGGCGATCGGTTCTGCCTGGAGATGTCCTGAGCCAACTTTCAGAGACAGCTGGCAACTACTCCAATTTGGAGTTTGACTTAGCAACGGGCGAAAGAGGAAGTCGGTACTCTCTGGTTGAAGAACTCCTCTGCGAACTCACCGGAGCAGAAGCCGCCCTTGTTGTTAATAATAACGCGGCAGCCGTGCTCGTCGCTCTTGATACTCTTGCTCGCGAAAAAGAGGTCATTGTTTCACGCGGGCAACTTGTAGAGATAGGCGGTTCCTTCCGAATACCCGACGTCATGGCACGTAGCGGGGCCAAACTGATTGAAGTTGGAGCAACCAACAGAACCCACCTCCGGGACTATCGCAATGCAATCACCCCGGACACCGGTCTCCTGCTCAAAGTGCATACCAGCAATTATTGCATCATCGGCTTTACCAGTGAGGTAAGCAATAAGAAACTTGTAGGTCTGGGCAAAAGGCACCAGCTTCCTGTAATGGAGGATCTGGGTTCCGGCTGTCTGGTGGATCTGAGTCCTTACGGCCTCAAAAAAGAACCCACAGTACAAGAGGTGGTGGCTTCAGGCATGGATGTGGTTACCTTTAGCGGCGACAAGCTGCTTGGCGGACCCCAAGCCGGAATCATTCTCGGCAGCAGAGAGATTATCGAACGCATTAAAAGAAACCCTATGAACAGGGCCCTGCGTATTGATAAATTCACCCTATCCGCCCTTGAATCCACCCTTCGACTCTATCAGGAGCCGCAAACGCTCTTTGAACGTATACCGACGCTGAATATGATTTCCACGCCCACAGAAGTAATTCAGCACAAGGCTGAACAACTTGCGGAAGTTCTAAAAAAAGGCATCGGCACATGCTGCACCGTGCAGATTGCAGAGGTCATGTCCCGGGTCGGCGGCGGAGCCATGCCGGAGCAAAATCTCCCGAGCAGAGCTGTTGTTCTCCAGCCCTTGTCCATGAAAATCAATCGCCTTGAAGAAAAACTACGCCGACTGGATATCCCCATTATCGGCAGAGTTGAAAATAATCGCCTCATTCTAGATATGCGAACAGTTCCGTCGGATGAGCTGCACCTGATCGCCAAAGGACTGCGCCAAGCACTCGCCTGAACCATAAAACGTTTCCGAAATTCGGGCTTCCCTACATTATTCCATCAGGAAATTATATATGTTTTTTAACGATCCTGTCTCCGATCAAGGCTTTAAGGCCGATGACGGGCTGATATTAGTCCAACCCTTACTCCTTGAGCTGGAGGAAATCCTGCCGGTGCCTGCTTCAACAGGATTCTGGCTGCACGACCCAACCTGCCCGTCAGAGCATACATTCAGTTCAGAGCAACTGGAAAAGCTGCATACTTGGCAGGCAGGAGTGGATGAAGAAACGGCCAAGGCCCCTGTTGTACTGGAAGACATGTTGGTGATTCCCTTAATCACTGAACAAGGAGGTGGGATAACTCTAGTCATTTATGATGTTGATACGACTGTCCTGCGAAAGATGGCAACAGAATGGCTGGTTGAACTCCGAGAAAAAATTCTTCAGCGTTTCTGCCGCATCCGACATATATATATAGATCCAGATACCGGTCTCTACAACCGCCGCGCCCTCACCCTGCTGCTGGCAAAGGAATCGTGCCAAAAAACCCTCTTCCTCATAGCCGCTGTCCCCGGAACCAGAACCCTTGCAGGCGGTTTCCAAAAAATCCGTCAGGTCAACCTCCTCCTCCGAACCCTTATTGAAGAACCACTCTTCTATCTCGGACAAGGCTTATTCGCTGCTGTCCGACGCATAAATCAACGCGGCGCATGCCTAGATTTTTCCCACCGCCTCATCTCCCGTCTTAAACGAGAAGGGCTCCGCAGGGCACATGTGGGGTTTTCCTCTTTACCTCCTGATGATACCCCGCTGGAAATACTCCATAGGTGCCAACTGCTCCTTGCGGAAGCAGAACGACGAGGTCCGTATAGCCTCTGCGATGAGGCCTTCTTGGTCAGAAGAGAACAACATCCCTTTGCTCTGCCCGCCGCCCCTGTTGTACGGAGGCTGCAAAAAAAATGGCGCGGACTTGATCAATTTGGACTTCTGCTGGTTTCCTTTACGCATAATTTTAAGCACAAGCAGGATATGCAGGCCGGAAACAACACAGGGACATTCCTGGATCTCAGTTCAACGCTCCCGAACTCCTGCTCCTCTCATTTGCTCAACCCCAATGAACAGCTCATCCTCCTGCCGAATCATTCTTTTAAGCAGACCAGCCTTCAGGCAAAACAACTTGCTCAAAAAATCTCAGAAGACACTGATGCTCCCCCCTCCATAGGATTTTGCCACTGGCCGACTATCGGCGTCACCAAAATTGAATGCATCAGAAGCTGTCGCAAGGCGATACTCCATGCCGGTTTTTACGAAAAAGGTGCTGTGGTGGCTTTTGATGCCCTGAGTTATAATGTCAGCGGTGATCTCTATTTTGATGAAGGCGATTATAAACAGGCGATCAGAGAATACAGGGCCGGATTACAGATAAAGCCTGACGATGTGAATCTGCTCAACAGCCTCGGCGTGGCCTTAGCTGAAATAAACCGTCATCGCGAAGCAGAATCCTGCTTCTCTCAAGTGCTGCACACTGAACCACAGAACTACATGGCACTGATCAATAAAGGAATGAGCTGCCGGCTCCTTGGGCAATCTGATGAGGCCACAGCCTGTTTTGAACAGGGCCTGCGCTGTAAGGAGCACAGGAAACAGGCATCCATTGAGATCTATCTTCAGCTGGGCAAACTCTATTGCCTTCATGAAGAATTTGAAAAAGCCGTCAGCCTGCTCAAAGAATGGCGGGAACTCAAGGGGGAACCGAGTGAGTTCATCTTTTTTCGTTTATTCGGCGAAGCGGCAATGGGAGCCGGAGAACATCATGAGGCGGTCAAAGCCTTGCAGCGGTCTTTGCAAATCTATCCCCAAAATGCGGACAGTCAGAGTATGCTGGGACTCCTGTATGTCCTGGAGGGTCAGGGAGCGGAAGTGGGATTAAGCCTTTGCGACCGGGCTGTTGCCGTAGACAGCGGAGATGCACACCATCTGTACAGACGGGCGACGGCTCTGCACCATCTCGGTCGCCTTGCCCAGGCCCTGAATGATGTCAGAGATTCCTTAAAAGTAGAAAGAAATAATCAACAATCGCTCCTTCTCCGTGCTATACTATATGAAGAACTTGGTTCTCTGCGCCGGGCACAGCAGGGTTTCAAGCGAATAATCAGCATGAAGAAAAGTACTGAGAACCGAAAAAAGGAGGCACTGGCAGGTTTAGCCAGAATCGCGGCCCGGACGCGCATTTCTTCTCAGTCTTAGGAGGAACGAATATGCCGGCACGATTTTTACAACAACAGGCCAGAAGAAATAATCAATATCTCCTGAATAATATGGGAAATATGGGGGATAATGATGACACTTGGAGGATGTTCAGGATTCTTGCTGAATTTGTTGAAGGTTTTGATACCCTGTCCTCTCTTGGATGTCCATCAGTAAGCATCTTCGGTTCCGCCCGGACCCCGGAAGACCATAAGGATTATAAACTCACCCGTGCCATTGCAGCCGGATTATCCGAGCACGGTTACGGTATCATTACCGGCGGCGGTCCCGGCATCATGGAGGCGGCCAACCGAGGCGCAGCTGATGTGAACGGCGTTTCCATCGGCCTGAATATCGACCTGCCCTTTGAGCAGCACTCGAATCCCTATGTGAACCTACCGATGGATTTCCGGTATTTTTTTGTCCGAAAGGTCATGTTTATCAAGTATTCTATGGCCTTTATATGTCTGCCCGGAGGCTTCGGCACCTTGGATGAACTCTTTGAATCATTAACGCTGATCCAGACGCATAAAATAAAACCGTTTCCTATCATCTTGGTCGGTACCTCTTTTTGGACCGGCTTAGTGGACTGGATTCGGGAACAGATGATCAGCAACGGCAAGATTGACAAGACAGATCTGCTGCTTTTTGAAATCCTGGATGATGTGGACGAAATCGTCGCCTTTATTCGCCGAACCGTTATTTTGTAAGGTTATTTTT
This genomic interval from Candidatus Electrothrix rattekaaiensis contains the following:
- the selA gene encoding L-seryl-tRNA(Sec) selenium transferase, which encodes MDHMQQILRLIPSVDECLLALMQDPEFETIPLMLLKKGVRTILDEQRRRVLDGKEVKPNDLEILILLEGIKLKIRDLHRPVFRRVINGTGVIIHTNLGRSVLPGDVLSQLSETAGNYSNLEFDLATGERGSRYSLVEELLCELTGAEAALVVNNNAAAVLVALDTLAREKEVIVSRGQLVEIGGSFRIPDVMARSGAKLIEVGATNRTHLRDYRNAITPDTGLLLKVHTSNYCIIGFTSEVSNKKLVGLGKRHQLPVMEDLGSGCLVDLSPYGLKKEPTVQEVVASGMDVVTFSGDKLLGGPQAGIILGSREIIERIKRNPMNRALRIDKFTLSALESTLRLYQEPQTLFERIPTLNMISTPTEVIQHKAEQLAEVLKKGIGTCCTVQIAEVMSRVGGGAMPEQNLPSRAVVLQPLSMKINRLEEKLRRLDIPIIGRVENNRLILDMRTVPSDELHLIAKGLRQALA
- a CDS encoding tetratricopeptide repeat protein; the protein is MFFNDPVSDQGFKADDGLILVQPLLLELEEILPVPASTGFWLHDPTCPSEHTFSSEQLEKLHTWQAGVDEETAKAPVVLEDMLVIPLITEQGGGITLVIYDVDTTVLRKMATEWLVELREKILQRFCRIRHIYIDPDTGLYNRRALTLLLAKESCQKTLFLIAAVPGTRTLAGGFQKIRQVNLLLRTLIEEPLFYLGQGLFAAVRRINQRGACLDFSHRLISRLKREGLRRAHVGFSSLPPDDTPLEILHRCQLLLAEAERRGPYSLCDEAFLVRREQHPFALPAAPVVRRLQKKWRGLDQFGLLLVSFTHNFKHKQDMQAGNNTGTFLDLSSTLPNSCSSHLLNPNEQLILLPNHSFKQTSLQAKQLAQKISEDTDAPPSIGFCHWPTIGVTKIECIRSCRKAILHAGFYEKGAVVAFDALSYNVSGDLYFDEGDYKQAIREYRAGLQIKPDDVNLLNSLGVALAEINRHREAESCFSQVLHTEPQNYMALINKGMSCRLLGQSDEATACFEQGLRCKEHRKQASIEIYLQLGKLYCLHEEFEKAVSLLKEWRELKGEPSEFIFFRLFGEAAMGAGEHHEAVKALQRSLQIYPQNADSQSMLGLLYVLEGQGAEVGLSLCDRAVAVDSGDAHHLYRRATALHHLGRLAQALNDVRDSLKVERNNQQSLLLRAILYEELGSLRRAQQGFKRIISMKKSTENRKKEALAGLARIAARTRISSQS
- a CDS encoding TIGR00730 family Rossman fold protein; protein product: MPARFLQQQARRNNQYLLNNMGNMGDNDDTWRMFRILAEFVEGFDTLSSLGCPSVSIFGSARTPEDHKDYKLTRAIAAGLSEHGYGIITGGGPGIMEAANRGAADVNGVSIGLNIDLPFEQHSNPYVNLPMDFRYFFVRKVMFIKYSMAFICLPGGFGTLDELFESLTLIQTHKIKPFPIILVGTSFWTGLVDWIREQMISNGKIDKTDLLLFEILDDVDEIVAFIRRTVIL
- a CDS encoding SEC-C metal-binding domain-containing protein → MKNLLALSEDLFNEKIHAQKDVRKCPLYELRDGRILLSYFSNTLDMLWEAFDAVAKSDTQFFDKKYQKNKSKWVEDKVVEFLKRIFPDSLVFHTLDYPDIKKGGSSTAELDIAVLYEPFLIILEVKAKQFRTGSQYGNASMLRSDIKANIEDAYKQSLRAINYIDATDVAVFTERKSGRKLTVRKSDTYKIYPVSVSLHRLATVATQLNRTQDLKLFLENNYPFATCLSDLDLITRIKITPEVFLHYLERRLKVLEGPEEHLGDELDLFGAYLDTRLHRNNFGLPDEQIAMISFAGYNSSEFDRLIMYENGEDIVKPEIKLNVPNKINELLNELKKKDDREGRAIAFSLLELDNEFLVSIAENIAELKGQDIPDEIFRRITFSSGEVAVSIVASNDRFAGKLPEKTHQRVLLEKYRRKVNKSIGIGIVCKKDRLVLASACYAEFLWQNDSDMNYLIENDSPFVPSSGVRLPGVNQPCICGSGKKFKKCCKRKIEDNRRQFPFL